The Chloroflexota bacterium genome contains a region encoding:
- a CDS encoding DUF5615 family PIN-like protein, giving the protein MRLLLDAHVPSAVAQSLAGDGIDILTLEEWQRGAYRDAPDHDLLVAAHADARVLITYDCRTLPELLKVWAETGRPHSSVILMDERTIRQGDVGGLVRALRLLIQRDSQTPWTDRAVFLRRA; this is encoded by the coding sequence ATGCGCCTCCTGCTTGACGCGCACGTGCCATCGGCGGTGGCGCAGTCGCTCGCCGGTGATGGCATCGACATCCTGACACTCGAGGAGTGGCAGCGCGGCGCCTATCGGGACGCCCCGGACCACGATCTGCTCGTCGCAGCCCACGCTGACGCCCGCGTCCTGATTACCTATGACTGCCGCACGCTGCCGGAACTGCTCAAGGTCTGGGCAGAGACCGGGCGTCCGCACAGCAGCGTGATCCTGATGGACGAGCGCACAATCCGCCAGGGTGACGTGGGCGGGCTGGTTCGGGCGCTGCGTCTGCTGATCCAGCGAGACAGCCAGACCCCCTGGACCGACCGCGCCGTTTTTCTTCGGCGCGCATGA
- a CDS encoding transcriptional regulator — MSKVVSLRLRDEQVERLRRAARRFGRTPSEAAAILLEEALRQAEFALIEFRDSPAGRQAYLKGSRLAVWQIVSFLRAVEGDQARTASSLETPMSWVQAAVAYASAYPDEIDAAILDNAPDPARLSRLIPGLEIVTVDAPPA, encoded by the coding sequence GTGAGCAAGGTCGTCAGTCTGCGGCTCCGGGATGAACAGGTCGAGCGGCTCCGGCGTGCCGCCCGCAGGTTTGGGCGAACCCCATCCGAGGCGGCGGCGATCCTCCTGGAGGAGGCGCTTCGGCAAGCTGAATTCGCCCTGATCGAGTTTCGCGACTCCCCGGCCGGGCGTCAGGCGTACCTCAAAGGCTCGCGCCTCGCCGTCTGGCAGATCGTGTCGTTCCTGCGAGCCGTTGAGGGGGACCAGGCCCGGACGGCGTCGAGCCTGGAGACGCCGATGTCCTGGGTACAGGCGGCCGTCGCCTACGCGAGTGCGTATCCTGACGAGATCGACGCCGCCATCTTGGACAATGCCCCCGATCCGGCCCGACTGTCCAGACTGATCCCCGGCCTGGAGATCGTGACGGTCGATGCGCCTCCTGCTTGA
- the dhaK gene encoding dihydroxyacetone kinase subunit DhaK, with product MKKLINDADSYLLQGLRGFGRAHADLVRVDLDRRIIVRNDAPRPDKVALVSGGGSGHEPLHGGFVGPGMLDAACPGEVFTSPPPDPIVAATQAVDAGAGVVYIVKNYTGDVMNFQIAAELAADEGITVESVLVDDDVAVEDSLYTAGRRGTGAALLVEKIAGACAEAGGSLADVVALGRRVASTSRSFGVALTSCTTPAAGRPTFEIGPDEMEFGVGIHGEPGRRREQIRPASEIVREMTDAILAELNPAGPRVLAFVNGLGGTPIGELYLIYDELSRILDARGLTIARSLVGSYVTSLDMAGASITLLTVDDDLLRWWDAPVHTAALRWGC from the coding sequence ATGAAGAAGCTCATTAACGACGCCGACTCGTACCTGCTGCAAGGCTTGCGCGGCTTCGGGCGCGCCCACGCCGACCTCGTCCGCGTCGACCTCGACCGGCGCATCATCGTGCGGAACGACGCGCCGCGCCCGGACAAGGTCGCGCTGGTCTCCGGCGGCGGGTCCGGCCACGAGCCGCTGCACGGCGGGTTCGTCGGGCCAGGGATGCTGGACGCCGCCTGCCCTGGCGAGGTCTTCACCTCACCGCCGCCAGATCCGATCGTCGCGGCGACGCAAGCCGTGGACGCTGGCGCGGGCGTCGTCTACATCGTCAAGAACTACACCGGCGACGTGATGAACTTTCAGATCGCCGCCGAGCTGGCCGCTGACGAGGGGATCACCGTCGAGTCGGTGCTGGTTGACGACGACGTCGCCGTCGAGGACAGCCTCTACACGGCCGGCCGGCGGGGGACCGGCGCGGCCCTGCTGGTCGAGAAGATCGCGGGGGCCTGCGCCGAGGCCGGCGGCTCGCTGGCGGATGTCGTGGCGCTCGGACGGCGCGTCGCGAGCACCAGCCGCAGCTTCGGGGTGGCGCTGACCTCCTGCACGACGCCAGCGGCCGGCCGCCCGACGTTCGAGATCGGCCCGGACGAGATGGAGTTCGGCGTCGGCATCCACGGCGAGCCGGGCCGTCGCCGCGAGCAGATCCGTCCGGCCAGCGAGATCGTCCGCGAGATGACCGACGCGATCCTGGCCGAGCTGAACCCGGCCGGCCCGCGGGTGCTGGCCTTCGTGAACGGCCTCGGTGGGACGCCCATCGGCGAGCTGTACCTCATCTACGATGAGCTGTCGCGGATCCTCGACGCGCGCGGGCTGACCATCGCACGGTCGCTGGTCGGCAGCTACGTCACCAGCCTGGACATGGCCGGCGCGTCGATCACCCTGCTGACGGTGGACGACGATCTGCTGCGCTGGTGGGACGCCCCGGTCCACACAGCGGCGCTGCGCTGGGGTTGCTGA
- a CDS encoding glycosyltransferase, whose product MLAEQPLVTLLIPVYYEQDNIVPLFEQIREYVTVPHVCIVVYDSQDDPTLLRRDDVLAIDPDARFVKNAFGKGIINAMKTGFAAASTPYIVPLMADLSDSPATVDKMYAKILEGYDLVVASRYVKGGRKIGGPLLKYILSRLANTTLHHLSGLPIHDMTNAFIIHKKSILDQISIRSQGGFEFTMEIIAKTYVLGYKLAEVPTTNRDRNSGASNFKLWSWIVHYLYWYVYILVYSISNRVNEHYVRDVRHR is encoded by the coding sequence GTGCTCGCTGAACAGCCGCTCGTCACGCTGCTGATTCCCGTGTACTACGAGCAGGATAACATCGTCCCGCTCTTCGAGCAGATTCGGGAGTACGTCACGGTCCCGCACGTCTGTATCGTCGTGTACGACAGCCAGGACGACCCAACGCTGCTCCGTCGCGACGACGTTCTGGCGATCGACCCCGATGCTCGGTTCGTCAAGAACGCATTTGGCAAGGGCATCATCAACGCGATGAAGACGGGCTTTGCTGCTGCATCGACGCCGTACATCGTCCCGTTGATGGCCGATCTCTCCGACTCACCAGCGACGGTTGACAAGATGTACGCGAAGATACTGGAGGGATACGACCTCGTCGTCGCCTCACGGTACGTGAAGGGCGGGCGGAAGATCGGTGGGCCGCTGCTCAAGTACATCTTGTCTCGGTTGGCCAACACCACCTTGCATCACCTGTCTGGGCTGCCGATCCACGATATGACGAACGCGTTCATCATCCACAAGAAATCGATTCTGGATCAGATCTCTATTCGAAGCCAGGGCGGGTTCGAATTCACCATGGAGATCATCGCCAAGACCTATGTCCTCGGGTACAAGCTGGCCGAAGTCCCGACGACGAACCGCGACCGCAACTCCGGCGCTTCGAACTTCAAGCTCTGGTCGTGGATCGTCCACTACCTGTACTGGTACGTCTACATTCTGGTGTACTCGATCAGCAATCGCGTCAACGAGCACTACGTGCGCGACGTCCGCCACCGTTGA